In one window of Blattabacterium sp. (Cryptocercus punctulatus) str. Cpu DNA:
- the ftsZ gene encoding cell division protein FtsZ, protein MKKENFIQKKENVPFGFSKNRSASIKVIGVGGGGSNALSYMFEQGITGVDFIACNTDAQALNNNPVPLKIQLGASITEGLGAGADPEVGEKAALESLEEIKSILDSNTKMTFITAGMGGGTGTGAAPIIAGISKEKGILTVGIVTIPFHFEGKMRLQQAQKGIETLRKNVDSLIVINNDKLRELYGNLGFKAGFSKADEVLTTAAKGIAEVITHHYKQNIDLRDTRTVLKESGTAVMGSSISVGENRAKEAVVQALDSPLLNDNKITGAKNVLLLIVSGKIEITIDEIGIISDYIQAEAGNNANIIMGIGEDENLEESISVTIVATGFPTEVQRVINHEEKKIFHRLEEPYKQRLTKIEEIPSYYNSQRIESITSKKDIYNKRDSSINYKGEFSLNLNQKKNMINHPSSSLVEKKYKRYMLEDNFNIPISYEEKNKILKNNKMKLTNKIIIKKENNKHE, encoded by the coding sequence ATGAAAAAAGAAAATTTTATACAAAAAAAAGAAAACGTCCCATTTGGATTTTCTAAAAATCGTTCAGCTTCTATTAAAGTTATTGGTGTAGGAGGTGGGGGAAGTAATGCTTTAAGTTATATGTTTGAACAAGGTATTACTGGTGTAGATTTTATAGCATGTAATACGGATGCACAAGCGTTAAATAATAATCCAGTTCCATTAAAAATTCAATTAGGGGCTTCTATTACAGAAGGATTAGGAGCTGGTGCCGATCCAGAAGTAGGAGAAAAAGCGGCCTTAGAAAGTCTAGAAGAAATCAAAAGTATTTTAGATTCTAATACAAAAATGACTTTTATTACAGCAGGAATGGGAGGAGGTACTGGAACTGGGGCTGCTCCAATTATTGCCGGTATTTCTAAAGAAAAAGGAATTCTTACTGTAGGTATTGTAACAATTCCATTTCATTTTGAAGGAAAAATGAGATTACAACAAGCTCAAAAAGGAATAGAAACATTAAGAAAGAATGTTGATTCTCTAATTGTTATTAATAACGATAAATTAAGAGAATTATATGGAAATCTTGGATTTAAAGCAGGATTTTCAAAAGCAGATGAAGTTCTTACTACTGCAGCTAAGGGAATAGCCGAAGTTATAACCCACCATTATAAACAAAACATAGATTTAAGAGATACTAGAACGGTACTTAAAGAAAGTGGGACGGCGGTTATGGGATCATCTATTTCTGTCGGTGAAAATAGAGCAAAAGAAGCCGTTGTACAAGCATTAGATTCTCCATTATTGAATGATAATAAGATAACTGGAGCAAAAAATGTTCTTTTACTTATTGTTTCAGGAAAAATTGAAATTACTATAGATGAAATTGGAATCATTAGTGATTATATACAGGCAGAAGCCGGAAATAATGCTAATATTATTATGGGAATCGGAGAAGACGAAAATTTAGAAGAAAGTATTTCAGTTACTATAGTAGCTACTGGTTTTCCAACAGAAGTACAAAGGGTTATTAATCACGAAGAAAAAAAAATATTTCATAGGTTAGAAGAACCTTATAAACAAAGATTAACAAAAATAGAAGAAATTCCTTCTTATTATAATTCTCAACGAATAGAATCTATTACTTCAAAAAAAGACATTTATAATAAAAGGGATTCATCGATAAATTATAAGGGGGAATTTTCCTTAAATTTAAATCAAAAAAAAAATATGATTAATCATCCTTCCAGTTCTTTAGTAGAAAAAAAATATAAAAGATATATGCTAGAAGATAATTTTAATATTCCTATTTCCTACGAAGAAAAAAATAAAATATTGAAAAATAATAAAATGAAACTTACTAATAAAATTATAATAAAAAAAGAAAATAATAAACATGAATAG
- the ftsA gene encoding cell division protein FtsA — protein MEYQDIAIGLDVGTTKIVAMVGRINEYNKIEILGIGRSKSTGVHRGVVNNITQTIEAIREAVNEAEHSSGLKIKEVIVGIAGQHIRSLQHNDYITRLDFENVINQKDIQKLINQVHKLVMLPGEEIIHVLPQEYKVDSQSEIGEPIGMYGSRLEANFHVVVGQISSIRNIGRCVKAAGLNLSGMTLEPLASAEAVLNIEEREAGVALVDIGGGTTDVAIFKDNIIRHTAVIPFGGNVITENIKTDCLIIERQAELLKIKFGSAWPGENKETEIVCIPGLRGRDPKEITLKLLSQIIHTRVCEILEQVNIEIKNYGNEEQKKRLIAGIVMTGGGSQLKHIRPLTEYITGMDVRIGYSNEHISGGENGMISDPEYATSIGLVIKGIEDKKKYICTEMESRYYDETSEFFSSKLYDKNRRFNNKQDTENKKNKKKSKSFLEIWADKFRQILNDTE, from the coding sequence ATGGAATATCAAGATATAGCTATAGGTCTTGATGTGGGAACCACAAAGATTGTAGCTATGGTAGGAAGGATAAATGAATATAATAAAATTGAGATTTTAGGCATAGGTAGATCTAAAAGTACAGGAGTACATAGAGGTGTTGTTAATAATATCACTCAAACAATTGAAGCTATTCGTGAAGCTGTAAATGAAGCAGAACATAGTTCTGGATTAAAAATAAAAGAAGTTATTGTTGGTATTGCAGGACAGCATATCAGAAGTTTACAACATAATGATTATATTACAAGATTAGATTTTGAAAATGTTATCAATCAAAAAGATATACAAAAATTAATTAACCAAGTCCATAAACTAGTTATGCTTCCAGGAGAAGAAATAATTCATGTTCTTCCACAAGAATATAAAGTCGATAGTCAATCAGAAATTGGAGAACCTATAGGAATGTATGGAAGTCGTTTAGAGGCTAATTTTCATGTAGTGGTAGGACAAATTTCTTCAATTAGAAATATTGGAAGATGTGTAAAAGCAGCAGGATTAAATTTATCTGGTATGACTTTAGAGCCATTAGCTTCTGCAGAAGCTGTTTTAAATATAGAAGAAAGAGAAGCTGGAGTAGCATTAGTGGATATAGGAGGAGGGACTACGGATGTTGCAATATTTAAAGATAATATTATTCGTCATACTGCCGTCATTCCTTTTGGAGGAAATGTAATTACTGAAAATATTAAAACAGATTGTTTAATTATTGAACGACAAGCAGAATTATTAAAAATAAAATTTGGATCCGCATGGCCTGGAGAAAATAAAGAAACCGAAATTGTTTGCATTCCTGGATTAAGAGGTCGTGATCCTAAGGAAATTACATTAAAACTTCTTTCTCAAATTATTCATACAAGAGTTTGTGAAATTTTAGAGCAAGTTAATATAGAAATAAAAAATTATGGAAATGAAGAGCAGAAAAAAAGACTTATAGCTGGAATAGTGATGACAGGGGGGGGATCTCAACTAAAACATATTAGACCCTTAACAGAATATATTACTGGAATGGATGTACGTATCGGTTATTCTAATGAACATATTTCAGGAGGAGAAAATGGAATGATAAGTGATCCAGAATATGCTACATCGATAGGTTTAGTGATAAAGGGAATTGAAGATAAAAAAAAATATATTTGCACAGAAATGGAGTCTAGATATTATGATGAAACTTCAGAATTTTTTTCTTCAAAATTATATGATAAAAACCGTAGATTCAATAATAAACAGGACACAGAGAATAAAAAAAATAAGAAAAAATCTAAATCTTTTCTTGAAATTTGGGCTGATAAGTTCCGTCAAATACTGAATGATACAGAATAA
- a CDS encoding cell division protein FtsQ/DivIB: MRKNKKNFIPTVLFLYIIFMTFFFYFSQKIHKNRNLKKINIIMEPLSKNHFVNEKIIKNFLFSTTEKIEKKNWSIMYIKNGKKLNNYPFIKKSEVFLSADGTLNIKIWQKEPILRIKNGNKEYYLTKELENLGLSSFYSSKVILAKGSFSKEEKKYLSDLVKTINSDELLKNQIISIKKTVSNLFILIPKIGNHHIILGNLKDFKSKLNKLKAFYKQYLNKIDINQYKSIDLQYKDQVVAKKR; this comes from the coding sequence ATGAGAAAAAATAAAAAAAATTTTATTCCTACTGTATTGTTTTTATATATAATTTTTATGACATTTTTTTTTTACTTTTCTCAAAAAATACATAAAAATAGAAATTTAAAAAAAATAAATATTATTATGGAACCATTATCCAAAAATCATTTTGTGAATGAAAAAATTATTAAAAATTTTTTATTCTCTACAACAGAAAAAATTGAAAAAAAAAATTGGTCAATTATGTATATTAAAAATGGAAAAAAATTAAATAATTACCCTTTTATAAAAAAATCTGAAGTATTTCTTAGTGCAGATGGTACCCTAAATATTAAAATTTGGCAAAAAGAACCCATTTTAAGAATAAAAAATGGTAATAAAGAATATTATCTTACTAAAGAATTGGAAAATTTAGGACTTTCTTCTTTTTATTCTTCAAAAGTTATTTTAGCAAAAGGATCCTTTTCGAAGGAAGAAAAAAAATACTTATCGGATTTAGTAAAAACCATCAATTCTGATGAATTATTGAAAAACCAAATTATTAGTATAAAGAAAACTGTTTCTAACTTATTTATTTTAATTCCAAAAATAGGTAATCATCATATTATATTAGGAAATTTAAAGGATTTTAAAAGTAAATTGAATAAATTAAAAGCTTTTTACAAGCAGTATTTAAATAAAATAGATATTAATCAATATAAAAGCATTGATTTACAATATAAGGACCAAGTAGTAGCAAAAAAAAGATAA
- the murC gene encoding UDP-N-acetylmuramate--L-alanine ligase produces the protein MNINQIDAFYFLGIGGIGMSSLARYFHYMGKKVYGYDRYKTFLTKKLEKEGIFINYQDNIEMVPEWIHSQRCLIVYTPAIPSTHKQWIFIKKYGKNIKKRSQVLALITENKICIAIGGTHGKTTTSALLGHILYNSGKKVTAFLGGISENYQSNLILNGTEIFLVEADEFDHSFLYLSPNIACITSLDQDHIDTYPKKESLIKAYIKFSNKLKNPYKKLFLCKEEYFPYSNKNAIYYSVGEIGNYYSNCISIKGDKWYFDFHTPKETWKSLLLPIPGLHNLKNVTAALAISDYLKIDSENIRKSLFLFKGIKRRYSIHYQSRKKIYIDDYAHHPTEINALISTIRKCFPRKKILGIFQPHLFSRTKFFEKNFAKSLEKLDFLILLDIYPAREFPIKGISSNSLLEKIKMNSKNKEVTSLSRVLDKIEKKNFDVILTIGAGNIDTLIFPIKKWLYNKYG, from the coding sequence ATGAATATAAATCAAATTGATGCTTTTTATTTTTTAGGAATTGGTGGGATAGGAATGAGTTCCTTAGCAAGATATTTTCATTATATGGGTAAAAAAGTTTATGGTTATGATAGATATAAAACCTTTTTAACCAAAAAATTAGAAAAAGAAGGGATATTTATCAATTATCAGGATAATATAGAAATGGTACCTGAATGGATTCATTCTCAACGATGTCTAATTGTATATACACCTGCCATCCCATCTACTCATAAACAATGGATTTTTATAAAAAAATACGGAAAAAATATCAAAAAACGTTCTCAAGTATTAGCTTTAATTACAGAAAATAAAATTTGCATAGCTATAGGAGGAACACATGGAAAAACTACTACTAGTGCTTTACTAGGACATATTTTATATAATTCAGGTAAAAAAGTTACGGCTTTTTTAGGAGGAATTTCTGAAAATTATCAATCTAATCTTATTTTAAATGGAACGGAGATTTTCTTGGTAGAAGCCGACGAATTTGATCACTCTTTTTTATATTTATCTCCTAATATTGCATGTATTACTTCTTTAGATCAAGATCATATAGATACTTATCCTAAAAAAGAATCCTTGATAAAGGCATATATAAAATTTTCCAATAAATTAAAAAATCCATATAAAAAACTCTTTCTTTGTAAAGAAGAATATTTTCCATATTCTAATAAAAATGCTATATATTATTCTGTAGGGGAAATAGGTAATTATTATTCAAATTGTATTTCTATTAAAGGGGATAAATGGTATTTTGATTTTCATACTCCAAAAGAAACCTGGAAATCTCTTTTATTACCTATTCCAGGATTACATAATTTAAAAAATGTAACTGCTGCATTAGCTATATCTGATTATTTGAAAATAGATAGTGAAAATATTAGAAAATCCTTATTTTTATTCAAAGGAATTAAAAGAAGATATTCCATACATTATCAATCTAGAAAAAAAATATATATAGATGATTATGCACATCATCCTACAGAAATTAATGCTTTGATTAGTACTATAAGAAAGTGTTTTCCTCGTAAAAAAATATTAGGAATTTTTCAACCCCATTTATTTAGTAGAACTAAATTTTTTGAAAAAAATTTTGCAAAAAGTTTAGAAAAACTTGACTTTTTAATTTTATTGGATATTTATCCAGCAAGAGAATTCCCCATTAAAGGGATTAGTTCTAATAGTTTATTAGAAAAAATAAAAATGAACTCTAAAAATAAAGAAGTTACTAGCTTATCTAGAGTTTTAGACAAAATTGAAAAAAAAAATTTTGATGTTATACTTACAATAGGTGCTGGTAATATAGATACCTTGATTTTTCCAATAAAAAAATGGTTGTATAACAAATATGGATAG
- the murG gene encoding undecaprenyldiphospho-muramoylpentapeptide beta-N-acetylglucosaminyltransferase, with protein sequence MKNTFPPRIIIGSGGTGGHIYPGIAIADELKKQIPEVNILFIGSKNNMEMQEIPKFGYQIEGICISGGKDKFFSISGFFIQSIKLVYSYFLAKKILKKFSPDIVIGTGGYVSFPTLYAAKKKKIPIIIQEQNSFPGFTNKIFSRYAQKVCIAFEESRKYFPKGKTIITGNPVRSEILKKFSSRNKACHYLGLKKNRPIILSMGGSQGSNSINNAWMNGLKKLIHFDIQLILQVGKSNIHRIKKNNPLSNHKNFIVIEFIENIPICYAAADIIISRAGALTISEICLIGKPYILIPFPWSSDDHQNKNAKILEEKEAAIIIKNEEIEKKLVDSTIQILNDSDKKKKMSKNILQLGKPKATNDIVNEILHILLG encoded by the coding sequence ATGAAAAATACTTTTCCACCTAGAATAATTATTGGAAGTGGAGGAACAGGTGGACATATTTATCCAGGAATAGCTATAGCAGATGAGCTTAAAAAACAGATTCCAGAAGTCAATATTTTATTTATTGGATCTAAGAATAACATGGAAATGCAAGAAATACCTAAATTTGGATATCAAATTGAAGGTATTTGTATTTCAGGTGGGAAAGATAAATTTTTTTCTATATCAGGATTTTTTATTCAATCAATAAAATTAGTGTATAGTTACTTTTTAGCAAAAAAAATTTTAAAAAAATTTTCTCCAGATATAGTTATTGGAACTGGTGGTTACGTTAGTTTTCCAACTTTATATGCTGCAAAAAAAAAGAAAATTCCCATTATTATTCAAGAACAAAATTCATTTCCTGGATTTACCAATAAAATATTTTCTCGTTATGCTCAAAAAGTATGTATTGCTTTTGAAGAATCAAGAAAATATTTCCCTAAGGGAAAAACTATAATTACGGGTAATCCAGTACGATCTGAAATATTGAAAAAATTTTCTAGTAGAAATAAAGCTTGTCATTATTTAGGATTAAAAAAAAATCGACCTATTATTCTATCTATGGGAGGAAGTCAAGGGTCCAATAGTATCAACAATGCTTGGATGAATGGATTAAAAAAACTGATCCATTTTGATATACAACTTATTTTGCAAGTTGGAAAATCTAATATTCATAGAATAAAAAAAAATAATCCTCTTTCTAATCATAAAAATTTTATTGTAATAGAGTTTATTGAAAATATTCCGATATGTTATGCAGCAGCAGATATTATTATATCTAGAGCAGGAGCTTTAACCATATCAGAAATATGTTTAATAGGGAAACCTTATATATTAATTCCTTTTCCATGGTCTTCAGATGATCATCAAAATAAAAATGCTAAAATATTGGAGGAAAAAGAGGCTGCTATAATAATTAAAAATGAAGAAATAGAGAAAAAATTAGTGGATTCAACAATACAAATACTTAACGATTCTGATAAAAAAAAAAAAATGAGTAAAAATATTTTACAATTAGGGAAACCTAAAGCAACAAACGATATTGTTAACGAAATTTTACATATCCTTTTAGGATAA
- a CDS encoding FtsW/RodA/SpoVE family cell cycle protein, whose amino-acid sequence MKKIDIFFNKYIKGDRYLWAFITLLAIFSFLPVYSASTNLVTIYGVESNTVFRYLLRHTIFLLVGFGILFFTQFIDYKYFYRFSILTIPIILILLIFTINQGKELDGVNASRWLHIPIINISFQTSNIAGLVIFIYCARYLARKNKEKIYFINSFFYLIFPIFFILGLIFPANGSTAVIVFISVLIILFIGGYPFTGIIGILFMGIISAGIYIFYVIKWGEKKPINRVYTWKNRIENFLNNESEENYQIKQSKTAIILGNKFGRGPGKSVLKAFLPQSSSDFIYAIIIEEYGSFGGIILLFIYILILLRIMVIATKVQNYFCTLLVLSVGVPIINQALINMGISVGLFPVTGQTLPLISAGGTSMWITFFSFGIILSVSRIIYDDSYYKNIEKRKKNHNEKYFST is encoded by the coding sequence ATGAAAAAAATAGATATTTTTTTTAATAAATATATAAAAGGAGATAGATATTTATGGGCATTTATTACCTTATTAGCTATATTTTCCTTTTTACCAGTATACTCAGCAAGCACAAATTTGGTTACTATATATGGAGTAGAGTCGAATACTGTATTCCGTTATTTATTAAGACATACCATTTTTTTGTTAGTGGGGTTTGGAATTCTTTTTTTTACTCAATTTATAGACTATAAATATTTTTATCGTTTTTCTATACTTACAATTCCTATAATTTTAATTTTACTTATTTTTACAATTAACCAAGGGAAAGAATTAGATGGGGTAAATGCATCTCGTTGGTTGCATATACCCATTATTAATATATCTTTTCAAACTTCCAATATTGCTGGATTAGTTATTTTTATTTACTGTGCTAGATATTTAGCAAGAAAAAATAAAGAAAAAATTTATTTTATTAATTCCTTTTTTTACTTAATTTTTCCTATTTTTTTTATTCTTGGATTGATATTTCCCGCTAATGGTTCTACTGCTGTAATTGTTTTTATTTCAGTTTTGATTATTCTTTTTATAGGAGGATATCCTTTTACAGGAATTATAGGGATTTTATTTATGGGAATAATCTCAGCAGGAATCTATATTTTTTATGTAATAAAATGGGGGGAAAAAAAACCTATAAATAGAGTTTATACATGGAAAAATCGTATAGAAAATTTTCTTAATAATGAATCTGAAGAAAATTATCAAATAAAACAATCTAAAACAGCCATTATTTTAGGAAATAAATTTGGTCGTGGCCCTGGAAAAAGTGTTTTGAAGGCTTTTCTTCCCCAATCTTCTTCAGATTTTATTTATGCTATTATTATAGAAGAATATGGATCTTTTGGAGGAATTATTCTTCTGTTTATTTATATTCTTATTTTGCTTAGAATTATGGTGATTGCTACGAAAGTACAAAATTATTTTTGTACTTTATTGGTTCTTTCTGTAGGGGTCCCTATTATAAATCAAGCACTCATTAATATGGGAATCTCTGTAGGGTTATTCCCTGTGACAGGACAAACTTTACCACTTATTAGTGCTGGAGGTACTTCTATGTGGATTACCTTTTTTAGTTTTGGTATAATATTGAGTGTAAGTAGAATTATATATGATGATTCTTATTATAAGAACATAGAAAAAAGGAAAAAAAATCATAATGAAAAATACTTTTCCACCTAG
- the murD gene encoding UDP-N-acetylmuramoyl-L-alanine--D-glutamate ligase, translating to MKKKFIVVLGGGESGIGAALLAKKNGLKIFLSDSGIILNKYKKILVENQIPFEEKGHTENMILKAIKVIKSPGISRENILIKKINFLGIPIISELEFGKSYLNSSYIISITGSNGKTTTSSIVYQILKKDGFHVGIAGNIGNSFSKEVLKKKEFYVLEVSSFQLDDCFNFRSNIAVLLNITRDHLNIYKNFQGYISSKFRIVTNQNKEDIFIYNYDDPIIKKELKKYKILSHCIPFSIKEELKVGAYIKWNNIFFRKKKNKKEICLLNIEKISLKGDHNLYNILASVIISKILNVKKKSIIHSLLDFSPIEHRMEKVLNINGVQFINDSKATNVNAVFYALKSMNSPTIWIVGGKDKGNDYSELLPLVKKKVKFIIFLGKKNKKFINFFQDFIDIIIITECLKNAVRIAYILSMPGDNILLSPACSSLDIFKDYKERGHKFKQEVKKIFYEKNRYFF from the coding sequence ATGAAAAAAAAATTCATTGTTGTATTGGGAGGAGGAGAGAGTGGAATTGGGGCAGCTTTATTAGCTAAAAAAAATGGTTTAAAAATATTTTTATCTGATTCTGGAATTATTCTAAATAAATATAAAAAAATTTTAGTAGAAAATCAAATTCCTTTTGAAGAAAAAGGACATACAGAAAATATGATTCTTAAAGCTATCAAAGTGATCAAAAGTCCGGGTATTTCTAGAGAAAATATTTTGATAAAAAAAATTAATTTTTTAGGAATTCCCATTATTTCCGAGTTAGAATTTGGAAAAAGTTATCTTAATTCTTCTTATATTATTAGTATTACAGGAAGTAATGGAAAAACTACAACAAGTTCTATTGTGTACCAAATTCTTAAAAAAGATGGATTTCATGTAGGAATTGCAGGAAATATTGGAAATAGTTTTTCCAAAGAAGTACTAAAAAAAAAAGAATTTTATGTATTAGAAGTGAGTAGTTTTCAACTGGATGATTGTTTTAATTTTCGTTCAAATATTGCAGTATTATTAAATATAACAAGGGATCATTTGAATATATATAAGAATTTTCAAGGATATATATCTTCTAAATTTAGAATTGTTACTAATCAAAATAAGGAAGATATTTTTATTTATAATTATGATGACCCTATTATAAAAAAGGAATTAAAAAAATATAAAATTTTATCTCATTGTATCCCTTTTTCTATAAAAGAAGAATTGAAGGTAGGGGCTTATATCAAATGGAATAATATTTTTTTTCGTAAAAAAAAAAATAAAAAAGAAATATGTCTTCTAAATATAGAAAAAATATCTTTAAAGGGCGATCATAATTTATATAATATATTAGCATCAGTTATTATTTCTAAAATATTGAATGTTAAAAAGAAATCTATTATCCATTCTTTATTGGACTTTTCTCCTATAGAACATAGGATGGAAAAAGTATTAAATATTAATGGAGTACAATTTATTAATGATTCTAAAGCTACTAATGTAAATGCAGTTTTTTATGCATTAAAAAGTATGAATTCTCCTACAATATGGATTGTAGGAGGAAAAGATAAAGGAAATGATTATAGTGAATTATTACCATTGGTTAAAAAAAAAGTAAAATTTATAATTTTTTTAGGAAAAAAAAATAAAAAATTTATAAATTTTTTTCAAGATTTTATTGATATTATTATAATAACAGAATGCCTTAAAAATGCGGTTCGAATAGCTTACATATTATCTATGCCTGGAGATAATATATTATTATCTCCTGCATGTTCTAGTTTGGATATTTTTAAAGATTATAAGGAAAGAGGTCATAAATTTAAACAAGAAGTAAAAAAAATTTTCTATGAAAAAAATAGATATTTTTTTTAA
- the mraY gene encoding phospho-N-acetylmuramoyl-pentapeptide-transferase, with the protein MIIFPIFKYLISNSIIINSVFYRSVIAFILSICISFFTNKKIILWNKKKSIGERVRNLGLKEQKEKEGTPTMGGLIIIISALIPTMVFSRLNNLYILILIITTLWMGVLGFIDDYIKIKYHKNGLSFMGKILGQIILGIFIGVFMSFNKKITTFNQKIDYCSKKYPSLLVSEEHNFKTNIPIFSHINEFDYANIFKKKWKKYTWIIFVPIVIIIITFISNGANITDGIDGLTAGVSSIIFATLSLFSLISSSKIYSYFFHFLYIPNIGEITIFSFSFLGSLIGFLWYNAYPAQIFMGDCGSLTIGGVIAAISILIRKELILPILCGIFFIENFSVIIQVLYFKFYKIKYGIGKRIFLMAPLHHHFQKLGYHESKIVYRFLIIQMMLSMIVVILLIT; encoded by the coding sequence ATGATCATTTTTCCTATTTTTAAGTATTTAATTTCAAATTCTATAATCATAAATTCTGTTTTTTATAGATCTGTAATAGCATTTATTTTATCTATTTGTATATCCTTTTTTACCAATAAAAAAATTATTTTATGGAATAAAAAAAAAAGTATAGGAGAACGAGTACGAAATTTGGGTCTAAAGGAACAAAAAGAAAAAGAAGGGACTCCTACAATGGGAGGATTAATTATTATAATTTCTGCATTAATTCCTACCATGGTCTTTTCAAGATTAAATAATTTATATATCCTAATTTTGATAATTACTACATTATGGATGGGAGTACTTGGTTTTATAGATGATTATATAAAAATAAAATATCATAAAAATGGACTTAGTTTCATGGGAAAAATATTAGGTCAAATAATCCTAGGTATTTTTATCGGAGTTTTTATGTCTTTTAATAAAAAAATCACTACTTTTAATCAAAAAATAGATTATTGTTCTAAAAAATATCCATCTTTATTAGTATCTGAAGAACATAATTTTAAAACAAATATTCCTATTTTTTCCCATATAAATGAATTTGACTACGCCAATATTTTTAAAAAAAAATGGAAAAAATATACATGGATTATTTTCGTACCTATCGTTATTATAATTATTACATTTATATCTAATGGGGCTAATATAACCGATGGGATTGATGGATTAACTGCTGGGGTATCTTCGATTATATTTGCAACATTATCCTTATTTTCTTTAATTTCCAGTAGTAAAATTTACTCCTATTTTTTTCATTTTTTGTATATTCCTAATATAGGAGAAATCACAATATTCTCATTTTCTTTTTTAGGATCTTTAATTGGATTTCTTTGGTATAATGCCTATCCAGCACAAATTTTTATGGGAGATTGTGGAAGTTTAACTATAGGAGGTGTCATTGCAGCAATATCCATATTAATTAGAAAAGAATTAATACTTCCTATTTTATGTGGAATTTTTTTTATTGAAAATTTTTCTGTAATAATACAAGTGTTGTATTTTAAATTTTATAAAATAAAATATGGAATAGGAAAAAGAATTTTTCTGATGGCTCCTTTACATCATCATTTTCAAAAACTAGGTTATCATGAAAGTAAAATAGTCTATCGTTTTTTAATCATACAAATGATGCTTTCTATGATAGTAGTTATTTTATTAATAACATAA